One window of the Pseudomonadota bacterium genome contains the following:
- a CDS encoding PLP-dependent cysteine synthase family protein gives MMETLAAGTEVRGLPAAVGHTPLVALDLGAPSGIRIYAKLESVNPGGSIKDRPVLRMLTEAVRAGRFTGEHRLLDSSSGNAGISYAMLGAALGVPVTIVVPGNASRERLDRIVAHGAELNMTDPLKGYDFALDEAKRLAAEYPERYWYCDQYSNPDNWRAHYAGTGAEILTEIQSETGDVPDAFVAGVGTGGTLTGAGRRLREANPNLHILAVIPERFPGIEGLKPLGQPGDIVPAILDEGLIDERAEITSEEAAAMCARLTHLGLFVGPSSGAFAAGALRLAATGLYRTIVTVLSDTGERYGSTGMWRREAMP, from the coding sequence ATGATGGAAACCCTCGCCGCCGGGACCGAAGTGCGTGGGCTCCCGGCCGCCGTCGGCCATACGCCGCTCGTGGCCCTGGACCTCGGGGCGCCGAGCGGCATCCGCATCTACGCCAAGCTCGAGTCGGTCAACCCCGGCGGGTCGATCAAGGACCGGCCGGTCTTGCGCATGTTGACCGAGGCGGTGCGCGCCGGGCGTTTTACCGGCGAGCACCGCCTCCTCGACTCCTCGTCGGGCAATGCGGGGATCTCCTACGCGATGCTCGGCGCCGCGCTCGGCGTCCCGGTCACCATCGTCGTGCCCGGCAACGCCAGCCGCGAGCGCCTGGATCGGATCGTCGCCCACGGCGCCGAGCTCAACATGACCGATCCCTTGAAGGGCTACGATTTCGCGCTCGATGAGGCCAAAAGGCTCGCGGCCGAATATCCGGAGCGCTATTGGTATTGCGATCAGTACAGCAACCCCGACAACTGGCGTGCCCATTACGCGGGCACGGGCGCCGAGATCCTGACGGAGATCCAATCGGAGACGGGCGACGTCCCCGATGCTTTCGTCGCCGGTGTCGGCACCGGCGGTACCCTGACCGGCGCCGGCCGTCGCCTCAGAGAAGCCAATCCGAACCTCCACATCCTCGCCGTGATCCCCGAGCGTTTCCCCGGCATCGAAGGCTTGAAACCGCTTGGCCAGCCCGGCGACATCGTCCCGGCCATTCTGGATGAAGGTCTCATCGACGAACGCGCGGAGATAACGAGCGAGGAGGCCGCGGCGATGTGCGCGCGCTTGACCCATCTCGGCCTCTTCGTCGGGCCCTCTTCCGGCGCCTTCGCCGCGGGCGCGCTCCGCCTCGCCGCCACCGGCCTTTACCGCACCATCGTCACCGTCCTCTCCGACACCGGCGAGCGCTATGGCTCGACCGGCATGTGGCGGCGGGAGGCGATGCCATGA
- the mutH gene encoding DNA mismatch repair endonuclease MutH, translating into MQPPPPESEEELRLRARRLAGWTLSDLAAHLGERAPLDLRRAKGWVGEALERALGATSGSQPEPDFPHLGIELKSIPVGHDGLPRESTYVSIVPLIGHAGLLWEGSLLRRKLCRVLFIPVEGARDIPVPLRRIGSPLLWSPIPEEEAVLRRDFEELMEMVCLGEVERISAHYGTYLQIRPKAANARARTACVGTDGRAIETLPRGFYLRATFTAGLLRRHFLLP; encoded by the coding sequence ATGCAGCCCCCGCCCCCCGAGAGCGAGGAGGAACTGCGCCTACGCGCCCGGCGGCTCGCGGGCTGGACACTTTCGGATCTGGCCGCCCATCTGGGCGAGCGCGCCCCCCTCGATCTCAGGCGCGCCAAAGGTTGGGTGGGCGAGGCGCTGGAGCGCGCGCTCGGCGCCACCTCGGGCTCGCAGCCGGAGCCGGATTTCCCGCATCTCGGGATCGAGCTCAAAAGCATCCCGGTCGGCCATGACGGACTGCCGCGGGAATCGACCTATGTCTCGATCGTACCCCTCATAGGCCACGCGGGATTGCTTTGGGAGGGATCGCTCTTGCGCCGCAAGCTCTGCCGGGTGCTGTTCATCCCGGTCGAGGGCGCGCGCGACATCCCGGTGCCCCTGCGCCGCATCGGCTCGCCGCTCCTGTGGAGCCCGATACCGGAAGAGGAGGCGGTGCTGCGCCGCGACTTCGAGGAATTGATGGAGATGGTGTGTCTCGGCGAGGTCGAGCGCATCTCCGCGCATTACGGCACCTACCTCCAGATCCGACCCAAGGCCGCCAACGCGCGGGCGCGTACGGCTTGTGTCGGCACCGATGGCCGTGCCATCGAGACCCTGCCGCGCGGGTTCTATCTGCGCGCGACGTTCACGGCCGGGCTACTGCGCCGCCATTTCCTTTTGCCCTGA
- a CDS encoding ABC transporter transmembrane domain-containing protein, giving the protein MKTDGTAGGVDPPNPPLPRAGTGGSLGPGRLRPLCDLLPYLLPYAPIMALAAVVLLVASGALLILPMAFRRIIDAGLLGPEAAALDRPLDRQFLALFAIAALIAVCVALRHYLVSWLGERVVADLRNAVYARVITLSPGFFEVTPIGEVLSRLTADATLVQSLVGSSVSIALRNAVTLCGALVLMGLTSPRLAGLVLLLVPAALAPLMVLGRRARRLSRESQDRLAEAGALAGETLNGIATVQAAVLEGWFARRMAERVEQAFDAARTRFRNRAGLAALAIIAVSGAMLFVLLVGARAVLAGHMSGGELGQFVLYAGIVALSTAALSEVFGDVQHAAGAMERLMELLRAGSEVRAPVPARSLVHPTRGRIEFSDVSFAYATRPEIPALRGFDLTVEPGETVALVGPSGAGKTTVFRLLLRFYNLGAGSIRLDGIDIAHAHPQALRERMALVPQEPVIFAMDAMENIRLGRLEAGDPEVMAAGSFAVADEFLARQPDGYRTFLGERGLRLSVGQRQRIAIARAILRNPPILLLDEATSALDAESERLVQSALAGLMEGRTTIVIAHRLATVRRADRIVVLDRGEIVAVGTHATLVRQGGLYARLAALQFGGKRGGAKGKHLGGISV; this is encoded by the coding sequence GTGAAAACAGACGGTACGGCGGGAGGCGTAGACCCCCCCAACCCCCCCTTGCCAAGGGCGGGAACGGGGGGGTCGCTCGGGCCGGGCCGCTTGAGGCCGCTCTGCGATCTGCTGCCGTATCTGCTACCCTACGCCCCGATCATGGCGCTGGCCGCCGTCGTGCTGCTGGTGGCTTCCGGCGCCTTGCTGATCCTGCCCATGGCCTTCAGGCGGATCATCGACGCCGGGCTCCTGGGCCCCGAAGCCGCTGCCCTCGATCGCCCCCTCGACCGTCAGTTTCTCGCCTTGTTCGCGATCGCCGCGCTCATTGCCGTGTGCGTCGCCCTGAGACACTACCTCGTGTCGTGGCTCGGCGAGCGTGTGGTCGCCGATCTCCGCAATGCGGTCTACGCGAGAGTCATCACCTTGAGCCCGGGATTCTTCGAGGTCACTCCCATCGGGGAGGTGCTCTCCAGGCTCACGGCCGATGCGACCTTGGTCCAGTCCCTGGTCGGATCGAGCGTGTCCATCGCCTTGCGCAACGCGGTAACGCTCTGCGGCGCGCTGGTCTTGATGGGACTTACGAGCCCGCGGCTCGCGGGTCTCGTCCTCTTGCTCGTGCCCGCCGCCCTCGCGCCCTTGATGGTGCTGGGACGCCGTGCCCGGCGGTTGTCGCGTGAGAGTCAGGACCGGCTCGCCGAGGCGGGCGCGCTCGCGGGGGAGACCTTGAACGGGATCGCGACCGTGCAGGCCGCGGTGCTCGAGGGATGGTTCGCCCGCCGCATGGCCGAGCGGGTGGAGCAGGCCTTCGATGCGGCCCGGACGCGCTTTCGCAATCGCGCCGGGCTTGCCGCGCTCGCGATCATCGCCGTGTCCGGGGCCATGCTGTTCGTGCTCTTGGTGGGTGCAAGGGCGGTGCTTGCGGGGCACATGAGCGGTGGGGAGCTCGGGCAGTTCGTCCTATATGCGGGTATCGTGGCGCTCTCTACGGCGGCATTGAGCGAGGTCTTCGGCGATGTGCAGCACGCCGCCGGCGCCATGGAACGGCTGATGGAGTTGTTGCGGGCTGGATCCGAGGTGCGCGCACCCGTGCCTGCGCGGTCGCTCGTGCATCCCACGCGGGGCCGGATCGAATTCAGCGATGTGAGCTTCGCCTATGCGACCCGGCCGGAAATACCCGCGCTCAGGGGCTTCGATTTGACCGTGGAGCCGGGGGAGACGGTGGCGCTCGTCGGGCCCTCGGGTGCCGGAAAGACCACGGTGTTTCGCCTGCTCCTACGGTTCTACAACCTCGGGGCGGGCAGCATCCGCCTCGATGGCATCGACATCGCGCACGCGCACCCGCAGGCGCTGCGCGAGCGCATGGCTCTGGTGCCGCAGGAACCCGTGATCTTCGCGATGGATGCGATGGAAAACATCCGTCTCGGGCGGCTCGAGGCCGGTGATCCGGAGGTGATGGCGGCAGGAAGTTTTGCTGTGGCCGACGAGTTTCTCGCGCGTCAACCCGATGGCTACCGCACCTTCCTCGGCGAGCGCGGCCTGAGGCTCTCGGTGGGTCAGCGGCAGCGCATCGCGATCGCGCGCGCCATCCTGAGAAACCCGCCCATCCTGCTCTTGGACGAGGCCACCAGCGCGCTCGATGCCGAGAGCGAACGGCTCGTGCAATCAGCCCTGGCCGGGCTCATGGAAGGCCGCACGACGATCGTCATCGCGCACCGCCTGGCGACGGTGCGCCGGGCCGATCGCATCGTGGTCCTGGATCGCGGGGAGATCGTGGCGGTCGGTACCCACGCAACCTTGGTGCGTCAGGGCGGCTTGTACGCGCGGCTAGCGGCCCTCCAGTTCGGCGGAAAGCGCGGCGGGGCCAAAGGAAAACACTTGGGCGGGATATCGGTATGA
- the cyoE gene encoding heme o synthase, with translation MSQHQAVEPRSSVAWRDYYALCKPRVVALIVLTAVAGMLVASPGEVPLQALLCGTLGIALAAASAAVINQVADHRIDALMSRTRWRPLPQGTLDKSRALWFAAVLGVAAMGLLGFYVNVLTAVLTLLSLIGYAVIYTMFLKRATPQNIVIGGAAGAAPPVLGWTAVTGSVDPHALLLFLIIFAWTPPHFWSLAIYRRGDYAEAEIPMLPITHGLDYTRLQILLYTIVLTVVSLLPFATYMSGLWYLAGVLVLDAGFLYHAIRMQRDHDDRLAMKTFGYSIYYLAFLFLLLVADRYWYLYHPG, from the coding sequence ATGTCGCAGCATCAGGCCGTCGAGCCTCGTTCATCGGTCGCCTGGCGCGATTATTACGCGCTCTGCAAGCCCCGGGTGGTGGCGCTCATCGTGCTGACCGCGGTGGCCGGGATGCTGGTCGCGAGCCCGGGCGAGGTGCCGCTCCAGGCGCTTCTGTGCGGCACCCTCGGCATCGCGCTCGCGGCGGCCTCGGCGGCGGTGATCAACCAGGTCGCCGATCACCGCATCGATGCGCTCATGTCCCGCACCCGCTGGCGGCCCCTGCCACAGGGGACCCTCGATAAGTCCAGGGCGCTCTGGTTTGCCGCGGTGCTGGGGGTGGCGGCGATGGGCCTCCTCGGGTTCTATGTCAACGTCTTGACCGCGGTATTGACCCTCCTCTCGCTCATCGGCTATGCGGTGATCTATACGATGTTCTTGAAGCGCGCCACGCCCCAGAACATCGTGATCGGCGGTGCCGCCGGGGCGGCCCCGCCGGTGCTCGGTTGGACCGCCGTGACGGGGAGCGTGGACCCGCACGCGCTGTTGCTGTTTCTCATCATCTTCGCCTGGACCCCGCCGCATTTCTGGTCGCTCGCCATCTACCGCCGCGGGGACTACGCAGAGGCCGAGATCCCGATGCTGCCCATCACCCACGGCCTCGACTACACGCGCTTGCAGATCCTGCTCTATACGATAGTGCTGACGGTGGTGAGCCTCTTACCATTCGCGACCTATATGAGCGGCCTCTGGTACCTCGCGGGTGTGCTCGTCCTCGACGCCGGTTTCCTGTATCACGCGATCCGCATGCAGCGCGACCACGACGACCGCCTGGCGATGAAGACCTTCGGTTATTCGATCTATTATCTGGCGTTCCTGTTCCTGTTGCTGGTCGCGGATCGTTATTGGTATCTGTACCACCCCGGATGA
- a CDS encoding acyl carrier protein, producing MTTLQRLQDLLVKRFDLERKDLDPAASLEQLGLDSMGTIDLMFQVEDEFGVTFPRDANALKTVQDVVDCIECLLADPAAVDSATAVDPDRGPVP from the coding sequence ATGACGACCTTACAACGACTACAAGACCTCTTGGTCAAACGCTTCGATCTGGAGCGCAAAGATCTCGATCCCGCTGCATCGCTGGAGCAGCTCGGCCTCGATTCCATGGGCACCATCGATCTGATGTTTCAGGTCGAAGACGAATTCGGGGTGACCTTTCCGCGCGACGCGAACGCGCTCAAGACCGTGCAGGATGTCGTGGACTGCATCGAATGCCTGCTGGCCGATCCCGCGGCGGTCGATTCCGCCACGGCGGTCGATCCCGATCGGGGGCCTGTGCCTTGA
- the moeB gene encoding molybdopterin-synthase adenylyltransferase MoeB: MTQVTVRIPMPLRTFTGGAAEVVGSGATVREVLAALGQDHSGLLPRILTPEGQIRSFVNIYLGEDNVRVLQGLDTAVPEGVVLSIIPAVAGGAGARERRLLDLRACIPEVSPGDAHAMRQQGAALVDVREKDEIAQGSPAGAHRLGRGFLELRVEEAIPDLEQPVLVMCGGGTRSLFAAEDLLRLGYRDVRSVIGGFTRWKNEGLPFELPRVLDEQSRERYSRHLLMPEVGEAGQHRLMTSKVMLIGAGGLGSPAALYLAAAGIGTLGIVDHDVVDRSNLQRQVLHTDARVGTPKVDSARMALLALNPALHIDGHALRLDSSNVEELLRGYEVVVDGSDNFATRYLVNDACVKLGIPNVHGAVFRFEGQVSVFWPGYSKAAGPCYRCLYPEPPPPELAPSCAEAGVLGVLPGVIGLLQAVETVKLVLGIGEPLIGRMLYYDALAARFSELRLARDPECRYCGAGAHSPGYVDYEVFCDVASG, from the coding sequence ATGACACAGGTGACGGTGCGCATCCCGATGCCGCTCCGGACCTTCACCGGCGGCGCCGCCGAGGTGGTCGGCAGCGGGGCCACGGTGCGGGAGGTATTGGCGGCGCTCGGACAGGACCACAGTGGGCTCCTGCCCCGGATCCTGACCCCCGAGGGGCAGATCCGAAGCTTCGTGAACATCTACCTCGGCGAGGACAACGTGCGGGTATTGCAAGGCCTCGACACGGCCGTACCCGAGGGCGTGGTCTTGTCCATCATCCCGGCCGTCGCGGGCGGAGCCGGGGCGCGCGAACGCCGCCTCCTCGATCTGCGCGCCTGCATCCCCGAGGTGAGCCCTGGCGACGCCCACGCCATGCGACAGCAAGGGGCGGCGCTGGTGGATGTCCGCGAAAAGGACGAGATCGCCCAAGGCAGCCCGGCCGGGGCGCACCGCCTGGGCCGGGGTTTTCTGGAATTGCGCGTCGAGGAGGCGATCCCGGACCTCGAGCAGCCGGTGCTGGTGATGTGCGGGGGCGGGACGCGCTCGCTGTTCGCCGCCGAGGACCTCTTGCGCCTCGGCTATCGGGATGTGCGCTCCGTCATCGGGGGGTTCACGCGCTGGAAGAACGAGGGGCTGCCCTTCGAGCTCCCGCGGGTCCTGGACGAGCAGAGCCGCGAGCGCTACTCCCGGCACCTGCTCATGCCCGAGGTGGGCGAGGCCGGGCAGCACCGGCTCATGACCTCGAAAGTGATGCTGATCGGGGCCGGCGGTCTGGGCTCGCCGGCCGCGCTCTATCTGGCCGCCGCCGGGATCGGCACGCTCGGGATCGTGGACCACGATGTGGTCGACCGCAGCAACCTCCAGCGCCAGGTACTGCATACCGACGCCCGCGTCGGGACTCCCAAGGTGGACTCCGCGCGCATGGCCCTCCTCGCGCTCAATCCCGCGCTCCACATCGACGGGCATGCGCTGCGCCTCGACAGCAGCAACGTCGAGGAACTCCTGCGGGGTTATGAGGTGGTCGTGGACGGCTCGGACAACTTCGCGACCCGTTATCTCGTCAACGACGCCTGCGTCAAGCTCGGGATCCCGAACGTCCATGGCGCCGTGTTCCGCTTCGAGGGCCAGGTATCGGTGTTCTGGCCCGGCTACTCCAAAGCCGCCGGACCCTGTTATCGCTGCCTCTATCCCGAGCCCCCGCCACCCGAGCTCGCGCCGTCCTGCGCCGAGGCCGGGGTATTGGGCGTCTTGCCGGGGGTGATCGGGCTCCTGCAGGCGGTCGAGACGGTGAAGCTCGTCCTCGGGATCGGCGAGCCTCTCATCGGCCGCATGCTCTATTACGATGCCCTGGCCGCGCGTTTCTCCGAGCTTCGGCTGGCACGCGACCCCGAGTGCCGCTATTGCGGCGCCGGCGCGCACTCCCCGGGTTACGTCGACTACGAGGTCTTCTGCGACGTCGCGAGCGGATGA
- a CDS encoding addiction module protein codes for MARSVVDFFDEASKLDEHDRATLAGLLLESIEHEPDPDVEEAWKREIARRIGELDSGSVSLVPWEEVKAKLFRAASDES; via the coding sequence ATGGCTAGATCAGTTGTGGATTTTTTTGACGAAGCATCGAAGCTTGACGAACACGACCGGGCCACATTAGCGGGCCTATTGCTAGAGAGCATTGAGCACGAACCAGACCCTGACGTCGAGGAGGCGTGGAAGCGCGAGATTGCGCGCAGAATAGGGGAGCTCGATTCTGGCTCTGTTTCCTTGGTCCCCTGGGAAGAGGTGAAGGCGAAGCTGTTCCGTGCAGCGAGCGACGAATCTTGA
- a CDS encoding response regulator codes for MTSHGIWVESGLPTVVVIDDSAAVRGYFELCMGPLAVDVKSYPSASASLEYLSGGSAALIFLDIIMPGKDGLTFLEDLRNHPLHRDTPVVVMSSKDYRQDKGIARQLGAEYVTKPVASRTIQDLVIQLARAEPRGAAQGA; via the coding sequence ATGACAAGTCATGGGATTTGGGTGGAATCCGGATTGCCCACGGTGGTGGTGATCGACGATAGCGCGGCCGTGAGAGGCTACTTTGAGCTCTGCATGGGGCCGCTCGCAGTCGACGTCAAGTCCTACCCGTCCGCCTCGGCTTCCCTGGAATACCTCTCCGGCGGCAGTGCGGCCCTGATCTTTCTAGATATCATCATGCCCGGCAAGGACGGGCTGACGTTCCTGGAGGACTTGCGCAACCACCCCTTGCACCGCGACACCCCGGTGGTGGTGATGAGCTCCAAGGACTACCGCCAGGACAAGGGCATCGCGAGGCAGCTCGGGGCCGAGTATGTCACCAAGCCGGTCGCCTCACGCACCATTCAGGACCTGGTGATCCAGCTCGCGAGGGCGGAACCGAGGGGCGCCGCGCAGGGCGCATGA
- a CDS encoding beta-ketoacyl-[acyl-carrier-protein] synthase family protein, with protein sequence MRRVVVTGMGVISPLGNSPAAFFENLLAGVSGVRRLPDELRKRLSVTVAAPAALDAARHFSEPRLRILDRASQFAIVAAGQALFDSGLDLAAEDRDRIGVYLGTGMGGAETTDEGYATFYGRGSDRVRPYTVLMSMNNAPASWIALEHGLGGPNITYSTACSSSAVAVGEAYRLIRRGEAEVMFAGGSEAPLTQGTLKAWDALRTLAIEDPDDPARSCKPFAKDRTGLVLGEGAAVLLLESLDHARKRGAPIRGEIGGYGLCTDCRHITRPSVAAQARAMRLALADGVATPADVDYINAHGTGTLQNDLVETQAIKEVFGDRARRIPVSATKSMHGHLLGAAGAMELVATFMAVRRGAIPPTINLRVPDPECDLDYVRDRSRERVDIGLALSNSFAFGGTNAVLVARAMD encoded by the coding sequence TTGAGGCGGGTCGTGGTGACCGGGATGGGCGTGATCTCCCCGCTCGGGAACAGCCCCGCGGCGTTCTTTGAAAACCTCCTGGCCGGCGTCTCCGGGGTCCGGCGTCTCCCGGACGAGCTCCGGAAGCGGCTCTCCGTGACGGTGGCGGCGCCGGCGGCGTTGGACGCAGCCCGGCATTTCAGCGAGCCGCGACTGCGGATCCTGGACCGCGCCAGCCAGTTCGCGATCGTCGCCGCCGGCCAGGCGCTATTCGATTCGGGACTCGATCTCGCGGCCGAGGACCGCGACCGCATCGGGGTGTATCTCGGCACCGGCATGGGCGGGGCCGAGACCACCGATGAGGGCTACGCGACCTTTTATGGTAGGGGCTCGGATCGGGTCCGGCCCTATACGGTGCTCATGTCCATGAACAACGCCCCCGCCTCATGGATCGCGCTGGAGCACGGGCTCGGGGGTCCGAACATCACCTACTCGACCGCCTGCTCTTCGTCGGCCGTGGCGGTGGGTGAGGCCTACCGGTTGATACGGCGCGGAGAGGCGGAGGTGATGTTCGCGGGGGGCAGCGAAGCGCCCTTGACACAAGGGACGCTCAAGGCCTGGGATGCCCTGCGCACCCTGGCCATCGAAGATCCCGATGACCCGGCGCGTTCGTGTAAACCCTTCGCCAAGGACCGCACCGGGCTCGTGCTCGGCGAAGGGGCGGCGGTCCTCCTGCTCGAATCCCTGGACCATGCCCGGAAGCGCGGCGCCCCGATCCGGGGCGAGATCGGGGGTTACGGTCTGTGCACCGATTGCCGCCACATCACGCGGCCCTCGGTCGCGGCCCAGGCGCGCGCCATGCGTCTGGCGCTCGCGGATGGGGTGGCCACCCCGGCGGACGTCGACTATATCAACGCCCACGGCACCGGCACCCTGCAGAACGACCTCGTCGAGACCCAGGCGATCAAAGAGGTCTTCGGCGATCGCGCCCGCCGTATCCCGGTGAGCGCGACCAAATCGATGCACGGCCATCTGCTCGGCGCCGCCGGGGCCATGGAGCTGGTGGCGACCTTCATGGCCGTGCGTCGCGGCGCGATCCCGCCCACCATCAACCTGCGCGTCCCGGATCCGGAATGCGATCTCGATTATGTGAGGGACCGCAGCCGTGAGCGTGTGGATATCGGATTGGCGCTCTCCAACTCCTTTGCCTTCGGCGGCACCAACGCCGTCCTGGTGGCGCGGGCGATGGATTGA
- a CDS encoding monovalent cation:proton antiporter-2 (CPA2) family protein, which produces MLEQIAIFLAAAVILVPLFKRLGLGTVLGYLIAGMLIGPWGLGLVREVENTLHFSELGVVLLLFIIGLELQPSRLWVLRRTVFGLGSAQLLLSALPIALLAAAMGQPWLAAVVIGVGAGLSSTAFVLQTLAERGELTTRHGREAFAVLLFQDLAVIPALAIVPLLAVGPELSEKGVDWVGIMRALAVIVAMVVVGHQLLRVVFRAVARFGTREIFTAAALLAVIGAALLMHALGLSMSLGAFLAGVLLADSEFRHEIEAELEPFKGLLLGLFFIAVGMSVNLGLVGEQGLLLIGLATALILIKFAVLYVIGRLAGCGGDTARNLGIALAAGGEFAFVLFGLARDYGIVATETAETLVMAITLSMMFAPVLFLMNDKLLKPWAARHEEPEYDRIDEPANPVIIAGFGRFGQIIARILRMRGIAFTALEISQPQVDFVRKFGSKIYYGDASRLQLLRAAKVENTKLFVLAIDDIETSVKIASMLRKHFPHVPIYARARNRFHCHKLMDLDVEVLYRDTYLSSLEMAREVLCGLGVARAEGERTVRMFRDYDEALLKRQHAIYHDETALIQSAKQAADELRSLFESDAAEPIE; this is translated from the coding sequence ATGCTCGAACAAATCGCGATCTTCCTCGCCGCAGCGGTGATCCTCGTGCCGCTCTTTAAGAGGCTTGGCCTTGGCACCGTCCTCGGCTATCTCATCGCCGGCATGCTCATCGGGCCGTGGGGTCTTGGGCTCGTGCGCGAGGTCGAGAACACGCTGCACTTCTCCGAGCTCGGCGTGGTGCTGCTGCTCTTCATCATCGGCCTGGAGCTGCAACCCTCGCGACTCTGGGTCCTGCGCCGCACCGTGTTCGGGCTGGGCAGCGCACAACTGCTGCTAAGCGCCCTGCCGATCGCGCTGCTCGCCGCGGCCATGGGGCAGCCCTGGTTGGCAGCGGTGGTGATTGGGGTGGGAGCAGGCCTGTCCTCCACGGCGTTCGTGCTACAGACGCTGGCGGAGCGTGGCGAGCTGACCACGAGGCACGGGCGTGAGGCGTTTGCCGTCCTGCTGTTCCAGGACTTGGCGGTGATCCCGGCGCTCGCCATCGTGCCGCTCTTGGCAGTCGGCCCGGAACTGTCGGAGAAGGGCGTGGACTGGGTGGGGATCATGCGTGCGCTCGCGGTGATCGTCGCGATGGTGGTGGTTGGCCACCAACTGCTGCGCGTGGTGTTCCGCGCCGTGGCACGCTTCGGCACCCGCGAGATCTTCACCGCGGCTGCACTGCTGGCGGTCATCGGGGCGGCGCTGCTCATGCACGCGCTCGGACTCTCGATGTCACTGGGCGCCTTTCTCGCGGGCGTCTTGCTCGCCGACTCGGAGTTCCGCCATGAGATCGAGGCCGAACTGGAGCCGTTCAAGGGCCTGCTGCTCGGCCTTTTCTTCATCGCCGTCGGGATGTCGGTGAATCTCGGCCTCGTCGGGGAACAGGGGCTGCTGCTCATCGGCCTGGCCACCGCGCTCATTCTCATCAAGTTCGCCGTGCTCTATGTCATCGGGAGGCTGGCCGGCTGCGGCGGCGATACCGCCCGCAACCTCGGCATCGCGCTCGCAGCGGGCGGGGAGTTCGCCTTCGTGCTGTTCGGCCTTGCGCGCGACTACGGCATCGTCGCCACCGAGACGGCCGAAACGCTGGTGATGGCCATCACGCTGTCGATGATGTTCGCCCCGGTGCTCTTTCTAATGAACGACAAGCTGCTCAAGCCTTGGGCCGCGCGACACGAGGAGCCCGAGTACGACCGCATCGACGAGCCCGCCAACCCGGTGATCATCGCCGGCTTCGGGCGCTTTGGCCAGATCATCGCGCGTATCCTGCGCATGCGTGGCATCGCGTTCACCGCGCTCGAGATCAGTCAGCCCCAGGTCGACTTCGTGCGCAAGTTCGGCAGCAAGATCTACTACGGCGATGCCTCCCGCCTGCAGCTTCTGCGCGCGGCCAAGGTCGAGAACACGAAGCTCTTCGTGCTCGCCATCGACGACATCGAGACCTCCGTCAAGATCGCGAGCATGCTGCGCAAACACTTCCCGCATGTTCCCATCTACGCGCGGGCGCGCAACCGCTTTCACTGCCACAAGCTCATGGATCTCGACGTCGAGGTGCTGTATCGCGATACCTATCTCTCCAGCCTGGAAATGGCGCGCGAGGTACTTTGCGGATTAGGGGTAGCGCGAGCGGAGGGAGAACGAACGGTGAGGATGTTCCGCGATTACGACGAGGCCCTGTTGAAGCGCCAGCACGCGATCTACCACGATGAGACCGCCCTCATCCAGAGCGCGAAGCAAGCGGCGGACGAGCTGCGCAGCCTGTTCGAGTCCGATGCCGCCGAGCCCATCGAATAG
- a CDS encoding type II toxin-antitoxin system RelE/ParE family toxin has translation MQRATNLDCALSPRCRGRAFGSSGLVCGRSEIAARAFATEFAWAVREICNAPERWKRADYATRRFMLPNFPFSIVYRVQQDAVEVVAVAHHRRRPGYWRGR, from the coding sequence GTGCAGCGAGCGACGAATCTTGATTGTGCGCTTTCACCGCGCTGCCGAGGCAGAGCTTTTGGAAGCTCGGGCTTGGTATGCGGACGAAGCGAAATTGCAGCAAGAGCGTTTGCGACGGAGTTCGCTTGGGCTGTACGGGAAATCTGCAATGCACCGGAACGTTGGAAGCGCGCCGATTATGCAACGCGTCGGTTCATGCTGCCGAACTTTCCATTCAGTATCGTCTATCGAGTGCAACAGGATGCGGTGGAGGTCGTCGCGGTGGCCCATCACCGGAGGCGGCCTGGCTACTGGCGTGGTCGTTAA
- a CDS encoding M67 family metallopeptidase — MATLQLPEAVRAHLRSVVRAGYPNETCGLLLGQAGPDGVRVHEAVAAVNLNRERPGDRYDLDPRGHLRAEERARALGLTVVGVWHSHPDHPARPSETDRNGAWEGWSYLILSVTAEGVPELRSWRLHGERFEEEDLEP; from the coding sequence ATGGCGACGCTGCAGCTCCCCGAGGCGGTCCGTGCCCATCTCCGCTCCGTGGTGCGGGCAGGCTATCCCAACGAGACCTGTGGTCTTTTGCTCGGGCAGGCGGGCCCGGATGGGGTACGGGTCCATGAGGCCGTGGCGGCCGTGAACCTCAACCGCGAACGGCCCGGGGACCGCTACGACCTCGACCCCCGGGGCCACCTGCGCGCGGAAGAACGGGCGCGGGCGCTCGGGCTCACGGTGGTAGGCGTCTGGCATTCCCACCCCGACCATCCCGCCCGACCTTCGGAGACCGACCGCAACGGGGCGTGGGAGGGCTGGTCGTATTTGATCCTGTCGGTCACCGCGGAGGGCGTGCCGGAGCTGCGTTCCTGGCGCTTGCACGGCGAGCGATTCGAAGAGGAGGACCTGGAACCATGA